One Pseudomonas sp. C27(2019) DNA window includes the following coding sequences:
- a CDS encoding helix-turn-helix domain-containing protein: protein MISIQDRRNAVLLIRQARAAGASLAKSCQVMGISIRTHQRWTRLGEVTEDQRSHAYRPTPANALTAEEEAEILAQCHRQEFVDLPPDQIVVRLMDEEQRYIASPSSYYRVLRKHNQLAHRGRAKSRKKKTIPNLAQRALNIDIVCQQVACLVKIFPHAPILTSSIRCSEVKPIPPGMAVWSLQGRTCGVFTQTMPDTALAPH from the coding sequence ATGATCAGCATCCAAGATCGCCGTAATGCTGTACTGCTGATACGTCAGGCTCGTGCTGCTGGAGCCAGTCTGGCCAAGTCCTGTCAGGTGATGGGCATTTCGATACGAACGCACCAGCGCTGGACTCGGCTAGGAGAGGTCACAGAAGACCAGCGATCCCATGCCTATAGACCCACACCTGCCAACGCACTCACGGCAGAAGAGGAAGCCGAAATTTTGGCTCAGTGTCACCGGCAAGAGTTTGTTGATTTGCCACCGGATCAAATTGTTGTGCGTTTGATGGATGAGGAGCAGCGCTATATCGCATCACCTTCCAGCTATTATCGGGTGTTACGCAAGCATAACCAGCTTGCGCACCGCGGCCGTGCCAAGAGTCGCAAGAAGAAGACCATACCGAACCTAGCGCAGCGTGCCTTGAATATTGATATTGTTTGCCAGCAAGTAGCATGCCTGGTCAAAATATTTCCGCACGCGCCGATCCTCACAAGCAGCATCAGGTGTAGCGAAGTAAAGCCTATACCGCCAGGGATGGCGGTATGGAGCCTACAGGGACGTACTTGCGGCGTCTTTACGCAGACTATGCCTGATACTGCGCTAGCACCGCACTAA
- a CDS encoding transposase, producing the protein MSRYSDERRKAVVAKLLPPYNLSVAEVASQENISPATIYKWRKEARTEGRCLPDSSDPRVEGWSSRDKFAAVVETAAMNTEEVAAYCRQRGIYSDQLKRWRHDCEQAASLSYEEQRQEADLSKQQRKRIQELERELRRKNDALAEAAALLTLSKKVRAIWGGTRSHDQHPRSP; encoded by the coding sequence ATGTCTCGTTATTCTGATGAGCGGCGCAAGGCCGTAGTGGCCAAACTGTTGCCGCCCTACAACCTGAGTGTGGCTGAAGTGGCCAGCCAGGAAAATATTTCGCCTGCAACCATTTACAAGTGGCGCAAAGAAGCTCGAACCGAAGGCCGTTGCCTGCCAGACTCCAGTGACCCAAGAGTGGAGGGCTGGTCTTCGCGTGACAAGTTTGCTGCTGTCGTGGAAACCGCAGCCATGAACACCGAAGAAGTTGCTGCCTACTGTCGACAGCGTGGCATTTACTCTGATCAGCTTAAACGCTGGCGTCACGACTGTGAGCAAGCGGCCAGCCTTTCCTATGAAGAGCAGCGCCAGGAAGCGGACCTATCCAAGCAGCAGCGCAAGCGCATTCAAGAGCTGGAGCGTGAGCTACGGCGTAAAAATGATGCGTTAGCAGAGGCAGCTGCTTTGCTCACATTATCAAAAAAAGTTCGGGCGATCTGGGGGGGGACGCGGAGTCATGATCAGCATCCAAGATCGCCGTAA
- a CDS encoding lipopolysaccharide assembly protein LapB: MRRLLLAVCVCALTTQAVSAQSIAPQVFQALQTAQKAQEAGQLAEANKVLRAVKTEAGSLEQALVWRSHGYLVWAQGHTAHAIDLLDKAFRSGHLTPEQLSEDRLNLAKLNFSVKNYRQALKYLDGVASTDDVLEMRIQAWQGVGRLDKALPLAEQYLKGKSTISESWLQFMVGANAELKRYKEAQHWQKRILKRDPNQLNTWKQLAALQQMDGQHSKALATLRTAYAKGISFKSSDLDDLITLASASGQPWQAARLLEGMLKHNLLPSSTATQERLAQLHWQAREYKPAAEHYARLAKQTGSGQHWFSLAQLEIQQGRWHAGLQALSAAEKAGANQQQVSAWRDWAQSRLELEKQNTSQLARK; encoded by the coding sequence ATGCGACGTTTGTTACTGGCCGTCTGTGTCTGTGCGCTAACCACTCAAGCGGTGTCTGCACAAAGTATCGCGCCGCAGGTTTTTCAAGCACTGCAAACTGCGCAGAAAGCTCAAGAAGCAGGACAGCTTGCTGAAGCGAACAAGGTATTGCGCGCAGTTAAAACTGAGGCGGGCAGCCTAGAGCAAGCATTGGTTTGGCGCAGTCATGGCTATTTAGTGTGGGCACAAGGTCATACAGCCCATGCCATTGACCTGCTCGATAAAGCCTTTCGCAGCGGTCATCTCACGCCCGAGCAGCTAAGTGAAGACCGTCTCAATTTAGCCAAACTTAACTTCTCAGTAAAAAACTACAGACAGGCCTTAAAGTATCTTGATGGTGTAGCTAGCACTGATGACGTGCTAGAAATGCGTATCCAAGCATGGCAAGGAGTAGGGCGCTTAGATAAAGCTTTACCTTTGGCTGAGCAGTATTTAAAAGGCAAATCTACGATTAGTGAGAGCTGGCTGCAGTTTATGGTCGGTGCCAATGCTGAATTAAAACGCTACAAAGAGGCCCAACACTGGCAAAAGCGTATTTTAAAGCGTGATCCTAACCAGCTAAACACCTGGAAACAGCTGGCAGCTTTGCAACAAATGGATGGACAGCACAGCAAAGCCTTAGCAACATTGCGTACGGCCTACGCTAAAGGCATCAGTTTTAAATCATCTGATTTGGATGATTTAATTACCTTAGCTTCCGCCTCAGGACAGCCATGGCAGGCCGCACGTTTACTCGAAGGCATGCTCAAACATAATTTACTGCCCAGCAGTACCGCCACACAAGAACGCTTGGCCCAATTGCACTGGCAAGCCCGTGAATACAAACCGGCAGCTGAGCACTACGCACGCTTAGCCAAACAAACCGGAAGTGGGCAACACTGGTTCAGTCTTGCTCAGCTCGAAATACAGCAGGGCCGTTGGCATGCAGGCTTACAAGCCCTATCCGCAGCTGAAAAAGCCGGTGCCAATCAACAACAAGTAAGCGCCTGGCGCGACTGGGCACAGAGCCGCCTAGAACTTGAAAAACAAAACACCAGCCAGCTTGCCAGAAAATAA
- a CDS encoding energy transducer TonB: protein MRWLWSFLAAVLFVFASFILMLIMIFPPKNTTVEPELKMGYFIPKQQQESSDPSRTRQQMPEKPVEPQPETPPTQQAPQPPRTPQVATLDLAVPQLSSSISVATVAAPSLQGLTAQTPAPVAPAAPAAAPAAPSAPSNDSEVIPLNQVLPVYPDSARRRGIEGYVKLAFTITAEGKVENVRVIEASPENVFNREARRAAVRWRFAPRREGGQLVEREAVKTLQFRLEKRGR, encoded by the coding sequence ATGCGCTGGTTGTGGTCATTTTTAGCGGCTGTACTGTTTGTCTTTGCCAGTTTTATCTTGATGCTGATTATGATTTTTCCGCCTAAGAATACAACCGTTGAGCCCGAGTTAAAGATGGGCTACTTCATTCCCAAGCAACAACAAGAATCGAGTGATCCCAGCCGTACACGCCAACAGATGCCAGAAAAGCCTGTAGAGCCACAACCAGAGACACCGCCAACCCAGCAAGCGCCACAGCCACCGCGCACGCCACAAGTAGCCACACTAGACCTGGCCGTGCCACAACTGTCCAGCAGCATCAGTGTCGCAACGGTTGCAGCGCCTAGTTTGCAAGGTTTAACCGCACAAACCCCCGCGCCAGTCGCACCCGCAGCACCCGCTGCTGCCCCAGCAGCACCAAGCGCACCCAGTAATGACTCGGAAGTGATTCCTTTAAATCAGGTGCTGCCAGTCTACCCAGACAGCGCACGGCGACGCGGTATCGAAGGCTACGTTAAGCTGGCGTTTACCATTACCGCTGAAGGTAAGGTTGAGAATGTGCGCGTGATCGAGGCATCCCCCGAGAACGTTTTTAACCGTGAAGCACGCCGCGCTGCAGTGCGCTGGCGTTTTGCTCCGCGTCGTGAAGGTGGTCAATTAGTCGAGCGTGAAGCGGTGAAAACCTTACAATTTCGTCTAGAAAAAAGAGGGCGATAA
- a CDS encoding biopolymer transporter ExbD — translation MRIRRYSQQAEEEPGIDLTPMLDVVFIMLIFFIVTSSFIKESGVEVNRPQADTASSQEKGNILIAVTADDQVWLDKQIVDVRSVRAHVERMRQEQPDGVVVVQADQDARTGLVVKVMDQARLAGVEDVVLAASTESQ, via the coding sequence GTGAGAATACGTCGCTACAGTCAACAAGCCGAAGAAGAGCCTGGCATTGATTTAACTCCCATGCTTGATGTGGTGTTTATCATGTTGATCTTCTTTATTGTGACCAGCTCCTTTATTAAAGAGTCAGGCGTTGAGGTCAACCGCCCGCAAGCCGATACCGCCAGCTCGCAAGAGAAGGGCAACATTTTAATTGCGGTCACGGCAGATGATCAGGTCTGGCTGGACAAGCAGATTGTTGATGTGCGCAGTGTGCGTGCACATGTTGAGCGTATGCGCCAAGAGCAGCCAGACGGTGTCGTGGTGGTGCAAGCTGATCAAGATGCACGTACTGGCTTAGTGGTTAAAGTGATGGATCAGGCGCGCTTGGCCGGTGTTGAGGATGTGGTACTGGCCGCCTCTACGGAGTCGCAATAA
- a CDS encoding MotA/TolQ/ExbB proton channel family protein, producing the protein MSAGGTVMWLLAGLCVLFWTLVLERLWYTHRHFPSWAKERRAAWQLLNTDAGKNATWPHAVRAAWLAQAREQLITPLSVTRTLVAMFPLLGLLGTVTGMVAVFEVLAVSGSGNPRAMAGGVWQATLPTLAGMVLAIGGLFSLARLERNAKRAIGRLADQLRHG; encoded by the coding sequence ATGAGCGCTGGTGGCACAGTGATGTGGTTACTGGCGGGCTTATGTGTGTTGTTTTGGACGCTGGTTTTAGAGCGCTTATGGTATACCCATCGCCATTTCCCCAGCTGGGCTAAAGAGCGCCGTGCGGCATGGCAGTTACTCAATACTGACGCTGGCAAAAACGCCACTTGGCCACATGCTGTGCGTGCAGCGTGGCTGGCGCAAGCGCGTGAGCAGTTGATTACACCTTTATCTGTAACGCGCACCTTGGTAGCGATGTTTCCACTACTTGGCTTGCTGGGAACAGTGACCGGCATGGTCGCTGTGTTTGAAGTGCTGGCCGTAAGCGGCAGTGGTAACCCGCGCGCGATGGCTGGCGGCGTCTGGCAAGCGACATTGCCTACTCTTGCCGGTATGGTGCTAGCCATCGGTGGTTTATTTAGTTTGGCCCGTTTAGAGCGTAATGCAAAACGGGCTATTGGGCGGTTGGCTGACCAACTGCGTCATGGATAA
- a CDS encoding MotA/TolQ/ExbB proton channel family protein, giving the protein MKRLLWLACTVLLSVSAQAQVLTPEQLLERIRSEKSSEEQLMQEREQRFLQARNQQAALLAEAKKALAEQESRAAALKSTFTANEQELANQEQLLKQQVGDLGELFTVVRQSAGDLAGQWRSSLLNVQFPERIEQIERLSKGRALPSVAQIENFWLTVLEDMTATGRVERIAAPVIAADGQHHTQDVFRAGPFSAYSEQAFLTFSEGDNAFRALPKQPSGLSKINQWAGSQDAAVVIPVDPTRGSLIEHLQRKPALLDRLRQGGLVGWVIVALGVFGFLLAAWRLFGLMRVVRSVRVQMRNLSSPTSDNPLGRVLSVLGPNPQLSDLETLELKLDEAVMQEVPQLEKGQGLLKLLAAVAPLLGLLGTVTGMIITFQAITQSGGGDSRLMADGISQALVTTVEGLVVAIPLLFLHSVLSARSKSVVQLLEQQCVGLLALHMSGKKRSE; this is encoded by the coding sequence ATGAAGCGTTTGTTATGGCTGGCTTGCACGGTCCTATTGAGTGTATCGGCACAGGCGCAGGTGTTAACTCCAGAGCAGCTGCTAGAACGCATTCGCAGTGAAAAGAGTAGTGAAGAACAGCTCATGCAAGAGCGCGAGCAGCGCTTTTTGCAAGCACGTAACCAGCAGGCAGCGTTATTGGCTGAGGCAAAAAAAGCACTAGCAGAACAAGAGTCACGTGCCGCCGCACTAAAATCCACTTTTACCGCTAATGAGCAAGAGCTGGCTAACCAAGAACAGCTACTCAAGCAACAAGTTGGCGATTTGGGTGAGTTGTTTACTGTGGTACGGCAAAGTGCTGGCGATTTAGCCGGGCAGTGGCGCAGCAGCTTATTGAATGTACAATTTCCCGAGCGTATTGAGCAGATTGAGCGCTTATCCAAAGGTCGAGCGCTGCCGAGTGTTGCGCAAATCGAAAACTTCTGGCTAACAGTGCTCGAAGATATGACCGCCACAGGTCGTGTTGAGCGTATTGCTGCGCCTGTCATTGCTGCGGATGGCCAGCACCACACGCAAGATGTTTTTCGTGCGGGTCCTTTTTCTGCTTACAGCGAACAGGCGTTTTTAACCTTCAGTGAAGGCGATAATGCTTTTCGCGCTTTACCCAAGCAACCATCAGGTTTGAGTAAAATTAATCAGTGGGCAGGCAGCCAAGACGCAGCAGTTGTGATCCCCGTTGACCCAACGCGCGGCTCGCTGATTGAGCACTTGCAGCGCAAGCCAGCCTTATTGGATCGTTTGCGCCAGGGTGGTTTAGTTGGCTGGGTGATTGTCGCGCTGGGGGTGTTTGGTTTCTTGTTAGCCGCTTGGCGTTTATTCGGCTTAATGCGTGTGGTGCGCAGTGTGCGCGTACAAATGCGTAACCTGTCTAGCCCAACCAGTGATAACCCACTGGGGCGCGTATTGAGTGTACTGGGACCTAATCCACAACTGTCTGATTTGGAAACTCTTGAGTTGAAACTCGATGAAGCAGTGATGCAAGAAGTCCCGCAGCTTGAAAAAGGCCAAGGCTTGCTTAAATTACTGGCTGCAGTTGCGCCATTACTGGGATTGCTCGGTACCGTGACCGGCATGATTATCACCTTCCAAGCCATCACCCAAAGCGGTGGCGGTGATTCACGTTTGATGGCCGACGGTATTTCACAGGCCCTAGTCACTACAGTTGAAGGCTTGGTTGTAGCGATTCCCTTATTGTTTTTACACAGCGTCTTGAGCGCGCGCAGCAAATCTGTTGTGCAACTGTTAGAACAACAGTGTGTGGGCTTGTTGGCACTGCACATGTCAGGGAAAAAACGCAGTGAGTAA